One Rosa chinensis cultivar Old Blush chromosome 3, RchiOBHm-V2, whole genome shotgun sequence DNA window includes the following coding sequences:
- the LOC112192117 gene encoding rust resistance kinase Lr10 gives MPKSILITCVLICFAIYHDDAKAEKHCRPASCGDLHDIRYPFHLKSTATSANNCLNSPAELLCEQNRTILKLYNGTYYVMGIDYESETIQVVDPGLLRDTCPFRPIHRLTIYNFTVGLDEEVYRPYLSGHGLGNYGYATFYDCQSKVESPDYIKINCSNSSSTTYSYIKLGDSVSHLLSNCSITTIVPSMLYESGNDELSFSFIRDELRKGFQLTWYPLVPGNSNCFRECLKDGFVLAAKITGLGLTVRMALSIIALLVFWSYKLYWKKFRQDDKAVEEFLDAYKNLMPSRYSYSEIKTVTNDFKDKLGQGGFGSVYKGQLSNGHLVAVKMLNDSKGKGQDFINEVATIGRIHHVNVVQLIGFCSEGSKRALVYDFMPNGSLDRYILRDAEKDLTLSWDRMHEIALGVAHAIEYLHQGCDIQILHFDIKPHNILLDESFNSKISDFGLARFYPREQNTVYVTAARGTRGYIAPEMFYKTIGGVSYKADVYSFGMLLLEIAGRRKNLNAHAEHSSQIYFPSWIYDQLEKGLSIEIEDACEYDKRIAKKLLMVALWCIQLMPVDRPSMTKVLEMLEGEDQVLKMPPKPFYCPQQMPTQDLPYDSDETDIKEVSTLPQSATESTSMV, from the exons ATGCCAAAAAGTATTCTGATAACTTGTGTTCTTATTTGCTTTGCAATTTATCATGATGATGCCAAGGCAGAAAAGCACTGTCGGCCAGCATCTTGTGGGGATCTCCATGACATTAGGTACCCGTTTCACTTGAAAAGTACTGCTACTTCGGCTAACAATTGTCTGAACTCTCCAGCTGAACTTTTATGTGAGCAGAATCGCACCATTTTAAAACTTTACAATGGTACATATTATGTCATGGGAATCGATTATGAATCGGAGACGATCCAGGTTGTGGATCCTGGTCTACTAAGGGATACTTGCCCCTTTAGGCCGATTCACCGTTTGACAATATATAACTTTACCGTAGGCCTCGACGAAGAAGTCTACCGACCATATCTTTCCGGACACGGCTTGGGTAATTATGGGTATGCAACCTTCTATGATTGCCAGTCGAAAGTTGAGTCCCCAGACTACATAAAAATTAATTGCAGTAATAGCTCATCTACTACATATTCTTACATTAAGCTGGGAGATAGTGTGTCTCATCTTCTATCAAATTGTAGTATCACCACCATCGTCCCTTCCATGTTATACGAATCTGGTAATGATgaactttcattttctttcatccgCGATGAGTTGAGAAAGGGTTTTCAACTTACATGGTACCCTCTTGTCCCAGGCAACTCAAATT GTTTTCGTGAATGCTTGAAAGATG GTTTTGTACTAGCCGCCAAGATCACCG GATTGGGTCTGACTGTACGTATGGCACTCAGCATCATTGCTTTGCTGGTTTTCTGGAGCTACAAACTGTATTGGAAAAAGTTCCGGCAGGATGATAAGGCCGTTGAAGAATTCTTGGATGCGTACAAGAATCTTATGCCAAGCAGGTATTCATATTCAGAAATTAAGACGGTGACGAATGATTTCAAAGATAAACTTGGTCAGGGAGGTTTTGGCTCTGTCTATAAAGGCCAGCTATCAAATGGTCATCTTGTTGCAGTAAAGATGTTGAATGATTCCAAAGGTAAGGGGCAAGATTTCATCAATGAAGTTGCCACAATAGGAAGAATTCATCATGTCAATGTGGTGCAACTAATTGGATTCTGTTCAGAGGGGTCTAAAAGAGCTCTTGTTTATGATTTCATGCCTAATGGATCCCTCGACAGATATATATTGCGGGATGCGGAAAAAGATCTTACTCTAAGTTGGGATAGAATGCATGAGATAGCTCTAGGGGTGGCTCATGCAATTGAATATCTACACCAGGGATGTGATATCCAAATTCTACATTTTGATATTAAGCCCCACAACATTCTCCTTGATGAAAGCTTTAATTCCAAAATTTCAGACTTCGGCCTTGCAAGATTTTACCCGAGAGAACAGAACACTGTTTATGTTACTGCAGCAAGAGGCACAAGGGGATATATAGCTCCAGAAATGTTCTACAAAACTATTGGTGGTGTTTCCTACAAAGCTGATGTTTATAGCTTCGGAATGTTGTTACTGGAAATAGCAGGGCGGAGGAAAAACTTGAATGCACATGCAGAACATTCGAgccaaatatattttccttcGTGGATCTATGATCAACTGGAAAAGGGATTAAGCATTGAAATTGAGGATGCCTGTGAGTATGACAAGAGAATAGCCAAGAAGCTGCTCATGGTTGCTTTGTGGTGCATACAACTCATGCCTGTGGACCGCCCTTCAATGACCAAGGTTTTAGAGATGCTTGAAGGTGAAGATCAAGTCTTGAAAATGCCTCCAAAGCCGTTCTATTGTCCCCAACAGATGCCAACTCAGGATTTACCTTATGACAGTGATGAGACAGATATTAAAGAGGTATCCACCCTGCCACAGAGCGCTACAGAATCTACTTCCATGGTATAA